The following coding sequences are from one Nymphalis io chromosome 5, ilAglIoxx1.1, whole genome shotgun sequence window:
- the LOC126768424 gene encoding uncharacterized protein LOC126768424 isoform X4, with amino-acid sequence MVVGESKRTANIMDGIENTGDVRLHDHRLRLKQRFDIVRKLGQGTYGKVQLGINKKTGQEVAIKTIKKCKIETEADLIRIRREVQIMSSVRHPNIVHIYEVFENSEKMILVMEYCSGGELYDYLSQKKVLEEDEARRLFRQIATAVYYCHIHKICHRDLKLENVLLDDTGSAKIADFGLSNVFKESSLLSTFCGSPLYASPEIVKGTPYIGPEVDCWSLGVLLYTLVYGAMPFDGSNFKRLVRQISNGDYYEPKNPSTASPLIRDMLTVDPLKRADIVYICDHPWVNTGCETSCLEMSEALAAETPVRLDLLLSLAPAAPSSSSVVVPPEVPPAARAPVRRQPLVLTAGSLQADLGPEESCTDLTSSTSMAVEPSTSAEKRILELVAEGGEDAIKPSPTRTLVAPADGRRRLDAPRASCASMAPLSPALPEEDAKFDSPPPERPSEDSKQFTQPSLKSSATMTISPAPAAPPAPTLEQNEVIENTVKEEGPKDKTKVVIKKKVSPPKCDENSEKLEEPKDTTKSSSVSATMDKLSSPSLTQPTPVPAPAKPKKLSIPGGHVGSFKEQFERRASLTAAPEIKRNITKPVVSKIAKPKAQSEDRELSSKSADNGAVRLQQIGIQPSPAARGVQKADSEPAPGALDAAALLQDARRSLQNSMAKLAEERAGEDSRRRAARDIISSAIRTGKPPVPYGRSSSAGVAGLLAPAGPPPAAPPPAPRVFRTEALHRVEDHRNRGVSVERIIPITMPGEEPSSATPPSAGTPTSPATPVASPPASLTSPISPISPAGSRVTQTPLRRLTSVESASEAGSPSAGEPIKKSAREFIIPIAVEGKGYVTPRQRSLEPERRARPKRISSLVSGGESEEEDDTHMHRLRSTRAARAESVSSGEEDEEDEGFHLLTAENLFSTLLHRVRALTQRLNGEEGPGFQHPHSLFYNLQSPFFNRREGWGSRELHAPFDSMFGKARPATPRGSSKKTGKHQTRASPNSETDAPDALDLSDLDLSAIEFSEREMQALSGLTPALSRRLQRHLLAHLPPRAAARLRRTLSLHAAPPAPSEPLENTAPEKLENIDIEKSDFNDEPVDSSASQFCTLPRVRRRRTLSREPDSPPPVSEFGQESHSKLDSSAKDSDSSKGESIRYAQERPLLSKYLAPERNLSLDETTYSSDGGSILSEPSYIAAYGSPAVINTPGSNFRRHSLRLSGDQSKKRISRFLRSDFFDTPSDESSYAKHKKEKEIETQKILKEIRDKKNKALETVTRSPIEVNDSQLASKDECSTRKCLSPMTNLILKDRSRSNTPFFPSLGNIKETNLDSSVVVKQTKDLKECNEAKHKVPNLDSKLSRPKSYPIKNIEKYDDTNKNVVTDSCRNDDNEIEDRKIGRESKLMRPKSYPTSSPSPEKVYLNRNNKKEDVKTSNETTNVLDGKTDVEVSFSITLPKKSKSLATKSDSQTELESTGSKLENKIGNDSLTLKKYKVINLKDKNEKSDISEVKVENCNDELKTIKNGTLRDDVKLMSPENQVNEKKPVIKKKIVKKVSSKSKTDLSISDVNESKNSGDKKKVIKKVKEKDKNVDDTNKTTTVPKKKSVLQSIGHKLEKFASTKSNSPEKVAYNSIPLNDKNNDSSKQNRNQREHSVPASVESISESNLIKRAVTISNVAALENSNQNKTTVSKVLGLFKKFEPKEKSTKSVIEKNCKENINTNKECIVKNENVANSIDSEEKPKRPNSLLLNGLGRKSRFNRSSSEDDSVTKVENNEQVLKKENDSKNTLKLDFSRLPRVKKIVPTNAVIEPQVINYSDVEKYVDKNDVLDKNKLLLDSDLKDYCDTLKRSRSRSRSIYSNSDIKSDTSIDVKNKHVGNDSTHHVSIRNHESISPEKEDIVDRIRRKSFYSRFNEKKQRRKSSLVGPGATEYDPLARIHSHATESKYDASPTSPGNYDLSPGLSVGSDISPSTERYRSLLSDLPINTRSNYRYDGINDKVDLYRSLDRKYSGTRSYLDYDQPSSYNSNRYSRTKSLFESTDPTEDQSYGLPRDTLKYSRTNSLFSPGSYATYRPKRTRNSAIILKESEKEPSPENILDKIRQKKISISVTRKPDPEKESVPRSNVTSKSEGDSSERTPKID; translated from the exons ATGGTGGTGGGCGAGAGCAAGCGTACCGCAAATATAATGGACGGGATCGAAAACACGGGGGACGTCCGCCTCCACGACCACCGGCTTCGGCTCAAACaaag attCGATATAGTCAGAAAACTAGGTCAAGGCACATACGGGAAGGTTCAGCTCGGCATCAATAAGAAGACTGGGCAGGAAGTGGCTATCAAgacgataaaaaaatgtaaaattgaaaCTGAGGCCGATCTCATTCGTATCAGAAGAGAGGTTCAGATTATGTCCTCCGTCAGACATCCTAATATCGTACATATTTATGAag tATTCGAGAACAGCGAGAAGATGATTCTTGTAATGGAGTACTGTTCAGGCGGTGAACTCTATGACTACCTTAGCCAGAAAAAAGTATTAGAAGAAGACGAAGCCAGAAG GTTATTCCGGCAGATTGCAACCGCTGTTTATTATTgccatatacataaaatatgccATAgagatttaaaattagaaaatgtTTTACTCGATGACACTGGGAGCGCTAAG ATTGCTGATTTCGGTCTTTCGAACGTTTTCAAAGAATCATCTCTACTGTCGACATTTTGTGGATCACCGTTATACGCTTCTCCAGAAATAGTTAAAGGAACACCGTACATAGGACCTgag GTGGATTGTTGGTCATTAGGGGTATTACTCTACACTCTAGTCTATGGAGCGATGCCGTTTGATGGTTCGAACTTCAAGCGTCTGGTCAGACAGATCAGCAATGGCGATTATTATGAACCAAAAAACCCATCGA CGGCGTCGCCCCTGATACGGGACATGTTGACTGTGGATCCACTAAAGCGGGCGGACATCGTCTATATCTGTGACCATCC CTGGGTGAACACGGGCTGCGAGACGTCCTGCCTCGAGATGTCGGAGGCGCTGGCGGCCGAGACGCCCGTGCGCCTGGACCTGCTGCTGTCGCTGGCGCCCGCCGCGCCGTCCAGCTCGTCCGTCGTCGTGCCGCCCGAGGTGCCGCCCGCCGCTCGCGCACCCGTAAGGCGCCAGCCGCTCGTACTGACCGCCGGCTCGTTGCAGGCGGACCTCGGCCCGGAGGAGAGCTGCACGGACCTCACCAGCTCCACGTCGATGGCCGTCGAGCCGAGTACTTCCGCCGAGAAGAGAATCCTGGAACTCGTAGCCG AGGGCGGCGAGGACGCCATCAAGCCGTCGCCGACGCGCACGCTGGTGGCGCCCGCCGACGGCCGGCGCCGGCTGGACGCGCCGCGCGCCAG TTGTGCAAGTATGGCTCCGCTGTCTCCCGCTCTACCGGAGGAGGATGCTAAGTTCGATTCTCCGCCGCCGGAACGACCGTCTGAGGATTCG AAACAGTTTACACAACCTTCATTGAAATCATCAGCAACAATGACGATATCTCCCGCCCCAGCAGCGCCACCCGCGCCAACGTTAGAACAAAACGAAGTTATAGAGAACACGGTGAAAGAGGAAGGCCCCAAAgataaaactaaagtcgttattAAGAAGAAAGTATCGCCGCCGAAATGTGACGAAAATTCGGAAAAATTGGAGGAGCCCAAG gaTACGACCAAATCGAGTTCTGTATCGGCGACGATGGACAAACTGTCGTCACCGTCGCTCACTCAGCCGACGCCTGTGCCTGCGCCTGCTAAACCTAAGAAGCTTTCTATACCAG GAGGTCACGTTGGAAGCTTCAAGGAGCAATTCGAGAGACGAGCCTCTCTCACGGCTGCTCCGGAAATTAAGCGGAATATTACCAAACCAG TCGTGTCGAAGATCGCGAAGCCGAAAGCTCAAAGCGAGGACCGCGAGCTGTCGAGCAAGTCGGCCGACAACGGCGCCGTGAGGCTGCAACAGATAGGCATCCAGCCGTCGCCG GCGGCGCGCGGCGTGCAGAAGGCCGACAGCGAGCCGGCGCCGGGCGCGCTGGACGCCGCCGCGCTGCTGCAGGACGCGCGCCG GAGCCTCCAGAATTCGATGGCGAAGTTGGCGGAGGAACGCGCCGGGGAGGACAGTCGCCGTCGCGCCGCCAGGGACATTATCTCCTCTGCCATTCGCACAG GCAAGCCGCCGGTACCCTACGGGCGCTCGTCGTCGGCCGGGGTGGCGGGCCTGCTGGCCCCGGCCGGGCCCCCTCCCGCCGCCCCGCCCCCCGCGCCGCGCGTGTTCCGCACCGAGGCGCTGCATCGCGTCGAGGACCATCGCAACAG GGGCGTATCCGTGGAGCGCATCATCCCGATTACGATGCCGGGCGAGGAGCCGTCGTCGGCCACGCCGCCCTCCGCCGGCACGCCCACGTCGCCCGCCACGCCCGTCGCCTCGCCGCCCGCCTCGCTGACCTCGCCCATCTCGCCCATCTCGCCCGCAGGGTCGCGCGTCACTCAAACGCCGCTCAG ACGCCTGACGTCGGTGGAGTCGGCGAGCGAGGCGGGTTCGCCGTCGGCGGGCGAGCCCATCAAGAAGTCAGCGCGCGAGTTCATCATCCCCATCGCGGTGGAGGGCAAGGGCTACGTCACGCCGCGCCAGCGCAGCCTGGAGCCCGAGCGCCGCGCGCGCCCCAAACGCATCAG CAGTCTAGTCAGCGGTGGCGAGTCGGAAGAGGAAGATGATACGCACATGCACAGATTAAG atCTACACGAGCTGCACGTGCGGAATCTGTGAGTTCCGGGGAAGAAGACGAGGAAGACGAGGGCTTCCACCTTCTCACCGCTGAGAATCTCTTCTCCACTCTATTACACAGG GTGCGCGCGCTCACCCAGCGACTCAACGGCGAGGAGGGCCCCGGCTTCCAACACCCGCACTCGCTCTTCTACAACCTGCAGTCGCCCTTCTTCAACAG GCGCGAGGGCTGGGGCTCGCGCGAGCTGCACGCGCCGTTCGACTCCATGTTCGGCAAGGCGCGGCCCGCCACGCCCAGAG GTAGTAGTAAGAAAACCGGCAAGCACCAAACGAGAGCCTCACCTAACTCGGAGACGGACGCCCCCGACGCCCTGGATCTGTCGGACCTGGACTTGAGCGCCATAGAGTTCTCGGAGCGCGAGATGCAGGCGCTGTCGGGGCTCACGCCGGCGCTGTCGCGGCGCCTGCAGCGCCACCTGCTGGCGCACCTgccgccgcgcgccgccgcccgcctgCGCCGCACGCTGTCGCTgcacgccgcgccgcccgcTCCCAGCGAACCGCTCGAGAATACAGCTCCCGAAAAGCTCGAAAATATCGATATCGAAAAATCCGATTTCAACGATGAGCCCGTCGACTCGTCTGCGTCGCAATTTTGTACCCTGCCTCGTGTCCGGCGACGTAGGACCCTCTCGAGAGAACCCGACTCGCCGCCTCCCGTTTCGGAATTCGGGCAAGAGAGTCATTCAAAATTAGACTCATCAGCTAAAGATTCCGATAGTTCGAAAGGTGAAAGCATACGGTATGCGCAGGAACGGCCGTTATTGAGTAAATATTTAGCGCCTGAAAGAAATTTGTCTTTGGACGAGACGACGTATTCGTCGGACGGCGGTAGTATATTGTCGGAACCTAGTTATATTGCAGCGTATGGATCACCTGCCGTGATTAATACTCCAGGATCAAATTTTAGACGTCACTCTTTGCGGTTAAGCGGAGATCAATCGAAAAAACGAATTTCTAGATTCCTTCGTTCAGATTTCTTCGATACACCTTCTGACGAGAGTTCATATGCTAAACATAAGAAAGAAAAGGAAATagaaactcaaaaaatattaaaagaaataagagataagaaaaataaagcaTTAGAAACGGTTACTAGAAGCCCTATTGAAGTGAATGACTCGCAGTTAGCTTCTAAAGATGAATGTTCTACGAGAAAATGTCTGTCTCCAAtgactaatttaatattaaaagatcgCAGTAGATCTAATACGCCATTTTTCCCTAGTTTAGGTAATATAAAGGAAACTAATTTAGACTCTTCAGTTGTGGTAAAACAAACTAAAGACCTTAaagaatgcaatgaagcaaagCATAAGGTTCCTAACTTAGATTCAAAATTAAGCAGGCCTAAAAGTTatccgataaaaaatatcgaaaaataTGACGATACGAATAAAAACGTAGTAACAGATAGTTGTAGAAATGACGATAATGAAATAGAGGATAGAAAAATTGGCAGGGAATCGAAACTAATGCGACCAAAGAGCTATCCTACAAGCAGTCCTTCTCCagaaaaagtttatttgaatcGTAATAACAAAAAAGAGGATGTAAAAACTTCAAATGAAACGACAAATGTTTTAGATGGCAAAACAGATGTAGAAGTAAGCTTTAGCATAACTTTaccaaaaaaatcaaaatcgttAGCAACAAAATCAGATTCACAGACGGAATTGGAATCAACAGGTTCAAAATTGGAAAATAAAATAGGAAACGATTCTttaacattgaaaaaatataaagttattaatttgaaaGACAAAAATGAAAAGTCGGATATATCTGAAGTAAAGGTCGAAAATTGTAATGATGAGTTGAAGACTATCAAAAATGGCACCTTGAGAGACGATGTAAAATTAATGTCACCAGAAAATCAAGTAAATGAGAAAAAACCAGTGATTAAGaagaaaattgttaaaaaagtttcatcaaaatcaaagaCTGATTTAAGCATTTCAGATGTCAATGAATCGAAAAATTCTGGAGATAAAAAGaaggtaattaaaaaagttaaggaaaaagataaaaatgttgACGATACTAATAAAACAACGACTGTTCCAAAAAAGAAATCAGTATTGCAATCGATAGGACATAAGTTGGAAAAATTTGCATCAACTAAATCAAATTCACCAGAAAAAGTTGCTTACAATAGTATTCCACTAAACGATAAAAACAATGATTCTTCCAAACAAAATCGAAATCAACGAGAACACTCCGTACCAGCAAGTGTCGAATCAATTTcagaatcaaatttaattaaaagggcTGTCACAATAAGTAATGTTGCTGCTCTAGAAAATAGTAACCAAAATAAAACAACCGTGTCCAAAGTATTAGgtttattcaaaaaatttgAACCAAAAGAAAAAAGCACTAAATCGGTCATAGAAAAAAATtgcaaagaaaatattaacacaaacaAGGAGTGTATAGTTAAAAACGAGAATGTTGCGAATTCTATTGATTCCGAAGAAAAGCCAAAACGtccaaattcattattattaaatggttTAGGGCGTAAAAGTAGATTTAACAGGTCATCGAGTGAAGATGATAGTGTAACAAAAGTAGAAAATAATGAACAAGtacttaaaaaagaaaatgattccaagaatactttaaaattagatTTCTCTAGGTTGCcaagagtaaaaaaaatagttcctACAAATGCTGTGATAGAACCacaagttataaattattctgaTGTTGAAAAATACGTTGACAAAAATGACGTCTTAGACAAAAATAAACTACTTTTAGATAGTGACTTGAAAGATTATTGCGATACTTTAAAGCGAAGTCGATCTCGAAGTAGatcaatttattcaaattcCGATATTAAGTCTGATACAAGTATAGACGTCAAAAATAAACACGTCGGTAATGACAGCACACATCACGTATCTATTCGTAACCATGAATCAATAAGTCCAGAGAAGGAGGATATAGTTGATAGAATACGAAGAAAAAGTTTTTACTCGAGATTTAACGAAAAGAAACAGAGAAGGAAAAGTAGTTTAGTTGGTCCTGGAGCAACGGAGTACGACCCATTGGCGCGAATACATTCTCATGCAACTGAGTCAAAATATGACGCGTCCCCAACTTCTCCAGGAAATTATGACCTGTCACCGGGTTTATCTGTCGGCTCAGATATATCACCGTCCACAGAACGGTACAGATCTTTACTCAGCGATTTGCCTATTAATACAAGAAGCAATTACAGGTACGATGGAATTAATGACAAAGTCGATTTGTATAGATCACTTGATAGAAAGTATTCGGGAACCAGATCTTATTTGGACTATGATCAACCTTCATCGTACAATTCTAATAGATATTCGAGAACGAAATCATTATTCGAAAGCACTGATCCGACAGAAGATCAATCCTACGGTCTCCCTAGAGATACACTCAAGTACAGCCGAACTAATTCATTATTCTCACCCGGTAGTTATGCTACATATAGGCCAAAAAGAACAAGAAACTCTGCCATAATACTAAAAGAAAGCGAAAAAGAACCTAGTCCTGAAAACATACTCgataaaataagacaaaaaaagATTTCGATCAGTGTTACAAGAAAGCCTGACCCTGAAAAGGAATCAGTACCGAG ATCCAATGTCACATCTAAAAGCGAAGGCGACAGTTCAGAACGCACTCCGAAAATTGACTGA